The DNA sequence CCCAATTCCTCTTGATAGCGCGCCCGTTTTTCCGCCGGCAATTCTGGCAAGGTCCTGGCCAATTCCTCTAACAGGCTATCATTGACTATAATCGGAGGTAAGTCTGGTTCGGGGAAATAACGGTAGTCACTGGATTCCTCTTTACTCCTCATGCTGATGGTACGTTGACTGCCCTCTTCCCATAGTCTAGTTTCTTGAATAATCTCCTGTCCCCTTTCCAGTGCCTCTATTTGTCTTTGGATTTCATAGTCAATGGCCTTTTGGATGGCACTAAAGGAGTTCATGTTTTTGATTTCCACCTTCACCCCGAACTCTTTTTGTCCCACCGGGCGCACAGATATGTTAACATCACAACGGAGGGAGCCTTCTTGCATGTTGCCATCACTAATGCCCAAATAACGCACCAAACGACGTAATTCCTGGGCATATTCTGCCGCTTCTAAACCACTGCGTAAGTCTGGTGCCGAGACTATTTCTAGCAGGGGCACTCCTGCTCTGTTAAAATCTACTAGAGAATGGGTAGATCCTGCCAGTCTATCACTGCCAGCATGGACTAATTTACCGGCATCCTCCTCCATGTGAAGTCTCGTAATTCTTATTGTCTTTTTGTATACCTCTTTGGTTTTCGGGTCAAAGACTTCAATTTCTAGTTGTCCATCTCGAACAATAGGTAAGTCATATTGGGATATTTGGTAATTTTTGGGCAAATCTGGGTAAAAATACTGTTTGCGGTCGAACTTGCTGTATCTGGCGATTTTCCCCTTCAATGCCAAACCCATTTTAATGGCTGCATTCAATACTTCCTGATTTAAAACTGGCAATACTCCCGGATGCCCAAGACAAACCGGACACACATTTGTATTAGGGGGGCTGTTAAAATCTGTAGAACAATTACAGAAGATTTTACTCCTGGTATTCAGCTGACAGTGAGTCTCCAAGCCGATAATTGCCTCATACTTAGTTTTCACCGCTGTAGTCATATACGGACTAGATATATACCCTTATGCATATTCTCTCTGGTTTATTCTAACCTGGATGAGTCAATTACAGCCCCTTTTACAATGGTTCCCACTGTTTTAAGACACTGTCTGTCTCCTATAAACATTTTTATAAATTTCTTTCCAAATCCTAGATGTTGGAATCTCCTTTTTCTGGCTCACAAGCCATACAGATAGCCCTTAAGTTGCTACATTTAAACACGAGATGGGGATAACGGGCTTTGTTTATTTTATGAGCTAGGGTTACACATTGGGGATAGTAGTATTATTCTCCTTGTTTAATCTCAGATGATTTGTCCTCTCCATTGTAGTATTTAAGGCTGGACAGTCTATAAACCGTGATTTTTCCAGAAAAGGAACAGGGTTTGCCCGCCTAATTTTTGTGTAATTTTGATGGGCTTATTCACCTATTTTATATATTTTTTATTAGAGTTTATCTTTGATTTATATTACCCACTTTTCCTTCCGCTTTGCAGCACTTATTTTGTCAAAATAAGTCTAAATTTGCTGTTTTTCATTGGGATGATTATGATTGTTTTTCGGTTTCACTTACTTGGAATTCAGGGGGTTTTGTATCTCCCGGGTTTTCCCCCATCCTCTCCATTTCTTAATTTCATCCAGGGTAATTTTTACCATTAATGCCCGGGACATAATTAGTGGTTCAATTGTCTTGGCTAAGTCTTCTTTTTCTAAGCATGTATCTAAAATAGCCGATAATTTATTGGACATTCCACTATTATTTCCTCCCAAAACAAGTGTTGGATTTAATTGTCTAAAATTGAGGGGGTTTGTGTCCCGCGATTGTTTATAAATAATGCCTTCCACTCTCCTTATATCCCTTAGAGTTTACTATTCCTTTTTCCATCATTTGTCCTGTTGTTAATCTGAGTATTTGTTTTTATATAATTCTTCCTCAATTTCACCCATTATTCCCGGCCTTCTCGATGAAATATTTTATAGTGTCGTAAATTTCATTTCTGAAATGGTCATCATCCCCGGGCAAATTCTGTTTGTTTTTGGATTTTGCCTCCTAATTTTTCAATAGTATCTCTCAGCACATTTACTCCCTTATTCATTATAGTTATCCCTGTGAACCAAATTCTTTTCCAGCAGTGTCATTATCCTTACTTCTCCCCCTCTAAAGCAGAGGATATGCGGCATGTCAGTCAATAGGTTTCTGAATCTTTCCCATGTGCAACGTCACTTCTTGTTTTTCCTTTTTTGGCCTTATATTCTCCGCGCGAATGCAGTTAATTTCCTTGTTGCTTAGTCTAGGAGAATTTATCATTTGTTTTGACTATTGATTTTCGGCTGTTAGCCTCCCCTTTTCTCGCCGTAAACTATCTTTTATCCGAACCTACTTTTGATGCCCTTCCTGAAAACTGTCTCTGGTGGCAAAATGCAATTTTTTAAACGCCTGGTATACCTGCTAATATAACTCATGGTAAACGGGCGTATTATACCTTTTTATAATTCTATAAATGGTTATTTTTATAATAAAATATTGCTGATTATAGCTAGGGCATTGGCAAAAAAATACAAAGGAATTGCCAAGATGACAATATGGTCATTAACCGCTAGAACTTATTCTTGAGAAATACCTTCGTTAATTTAAATTTTATTTTCGGCCAATAACCAACATGAATTTATTATAAAAAAAACGATTACAGCGGGTTTAAATTCATTTTCAAGGGGGATAAATAGATCATTTTGAGAATATTAAGCGATGAGATTCTATAGCGTTTTTAAATATCAAAATGGCGGATGTTGTTGCCTAACGCCAGGATTTGACTGTAATAAATCTCAGAGTTGAAATTGAACCTATCTAAGCCGAGACAGTTTGATATTTGTCGGACTAGTTTTCTTCTGTATTCAGAAGGTTTACTATTGTGCGGCTGGCGACAAGTCATAATCGTTTTCTCTAATTCCCCTTATAAAAACATATCGGAAGGAAAGGGGAGATTAATACAATGCTGCCCTATTGGCAATTTTGTAAAGGAAATGAAACACGGCTCTTAATATTTCGTTAGAATCGGAATAAGTAACTGAACAAGGGAAAAGGGAGAAATGCTAGATTTAGACAACATCGGAATAAGTAGCCAGTCTGGTGTAGAGGAGCAGCTGAGGGATAAGATAGAATTTGACGAGGTG is a window from the Geminocystis sp. M7585_C2015_104 genome containing:
- the gatB gene encoding Asp-tRNA(Asn)/Glu-tRNA(Gln) amidotransferase subunit GatB, whose product is MTTAVKTKYEAIIGLETHCQLNTRSKIFCNCSTDFNSPPNTNVCPVCLGHPGVLPVLNQEVLNAAIKMGLALKGKIARYSKFDRKQYFYPDLPKNYQISQYDLPIVRDGQLEIEVFDPKTKEVYKKTIRITRLHMEEDAGKLVHAGSDRLAGSTHSLVDFNRAGVPLLEIVSAPDLRSGLEAAEYAQELRRLVRYLGISDGNMQEGSLRCDVNISVRPVGQKEFGVKVEIKNMNSFSAIQKAIDYEIQRQIEALERGQEIIQETRLWEEGSQRTISMRSKEESSDYRYFPEPDLPPIIVNDSLLEELARTLPELPAEKRARYQEELGLSIYDARVLTDDKDVALYFEAVVAAGANPKSAANWVTQDIAAYLNSQPNLTINDLPLKPPMLAELISLIEEGTISGKIAKEILPELLEKGGSPKQLVESRGMVTISNPEELSAIIDRVLAENADKVAQYKAGKKKLQGFFVGQIMKATGGRADPKLTNQILNEKLEG